The Siniperca chuatsi isolate FFG_IHB_CAS linkage group LG7, ASM2008510v1, whole genome shotgun sequence genome includes a window with the following:
- the slc6a4a gene encoding solute carrier family 6 member 4a isoform X1: METKDMMKTSMLTMDKGENEGERDKGREEVGGEEEGTQQENGRLMLADGFAERGPKSLTSGSGQQVSNGFTTSTPQSPREGPGTAACAGGTASGPGGGTGSSVPLGGLRTLVVQQTSLDRPRETWSKKMDFLLSVIGYAVDLGNVWRFPYICYQNGGGAFLLPYLLMAVFGGVPLFYMELALGQFHRSGCISIWKHICPIFKGIGFAICIIALYIAFYYNTIMAWALYYLLSSFRPTLPWTTCSNSWNTANCNRYMSTDHNVSWSNSSTSPAEEFYIRQVLQVHLSPGLHQLGSVSWQLALCLLFIFTIVYFSIWKGVKTSGKVVWVTATFPYLVLLVLLIRGATLPGAWRGVVFYLKPDWKKLLSTTVWIDAAAQIFFSLGPGFGVLLAFASYNPFHNNCYKDALVTSSVNCLTSFLSGFVIFTVLGYMAEMRQQDVDAVAKDAGPSLLFIIYAEAIANMPAATFFSIIFFLMIIMLGLDSTFAGLEGVITAMLDEFPHILVKRREWFVFGLVCVCYLGALSTLTYGGAFVVKLFEEYATGPAVITVVLLEVIAVSWFYAQIVNCGADLFRYCSDPQLSQTHESSDWVCLCVSVCVPGTNRFCNDVQDMLGFYPGCFWRVCWVAICPCFLLFIIISFLAFPPEVRLFHYHYPPWTTVLGYCIGVSSFICVPAYMVYHLLNAKGTFKQRLLKSITPEPSSDQHRDFIVTNAV; this comes from the exons ATGGAGACAAAAGATATGATGAAGACGAGCATGTTGACAATGGACAAAGGagagaatgagggagagagggacaaagggagagaggaggtggggggagaagaggaggggacGCAGCAGGAAAATGGTAGACTGATGCTGGCTGATGGTTTTGCAGAGAGAGGACCCAAGAGCCTGACCTCCGGCTCTGGACAGCAGGTGTCCAATGGCTTTACCACATCCACCCCTCAAAGCCCCAGGGAGGGACCAGGGACCGCGGCTTGCGCTGGAGGTACAGCCTCTGGGCCTGGAGGAGGCACCGGTTCGTCAGTGCCACTGGGAGGCCTCAGGACTCTGGTGGTCCAACAAACTAGCTTGGATAGGCCCAGAGAAACCTGGAGCAAGAAGATGGACTTCTTGCTCTCTGTGATCGGCTACGCTGTGGACCTGGGAAATGTCTGGCGCTTCCCTTACATCTGCTACCAaaatggaggag GGGCCTTTTTGCTGCCCTACCTGTTGATGGCAGTGTTTGGAGGTGTCCCTCTCTTCTACATGGAGCTGGCTCTCGGCCAGTTCCACCGCAGCGGCTGCATCTCCATTTGGAAACACATCTGCCCCATCTTCAAAG GCATCGGCTTTGCCATCTGCATCATAGCCCTCTACATCGCCTTCTACTACAATACCATCATGGCCTGGGCCTTGTACTACCTACTATCATCATTTCGGCCCACCCTGCCCTGGACCACCTGCAGCAACAGCTGGAACACCGCCAACTGTAACCGTTACATGTCCACCGACCACAATGTGTCGTGGTccaactcctccacctcccccgCCGAGGAGTTCTATAT TCGCCAGGTGTTGCAGGTCCACCTCTCCCCAGGTCTGCACCAGCTGGGCTCTGTCAGCTGGCAGCTGGCCCTCTGCCTGCTCTTCATCTTCACCATTGTCTACTTCAGCATCTGGAAAGGAGTCAAGACGTCTGGAAAG GTAGTTTGGGTGACTGCTACCTTTCCCTACCTGGTCCTCTTGGTGTTGCTCATCCGTGGGGCCACTCTGCCAGGGGCCTGGAGGGGTGTGGTCTTCTATCTCAAACCTGATTGGAAGAAGCTGCTTAGCACTACA GTGTGGATTGACGCAGCAGCTCAGATCTTCTTCTCACTGGGTCCGGGCTTCGGCGTGCTCCTTGCCTTTGCCAGCTACAACCCATTTCACAACAACTGCTACAa aGATGCTTTGGTCACCAGCTCTGTGAACTGTCTGACTAGCTTTCTGTCTGGCTTTGTCATCTTTACCGTGCTGGGCTACATGGCTGAGATGAGGCAGCAGGATGTGGATGCTGTGGCAAAGGATGCTG gTCCCAGTCTGCTGTTCATCATTTATGCAGAAGCCATAGCAAACATGCCTGCTGCTACTTTCTTTTCCATCATCTTCTTCCTCATGATCATTATGTTGGGTCTGGACAGCACG TTTGCAGGGTTGGAGGGGGTGATCACAGCTATGCTAGATGAGTTCCCTCATATCTTGGTTAAGAGACGAGAGTGGTTTGTCTTCGGCCTGGTGTGTGTCTGCTACCTCGGGGCTCTCTCCACACTCACATAT GGAGGAGCGTTTGTGGTGAAGCTGTTTGAGGAGTATGCAACAGGCCCTGCAGTCATCACTGTGGTCCTGCTTGAAGTCATCGCTGTTTCCTGGTTCTACG cacagATTGTGAACTGCGGTGCTGACTTATTCCGATACTGTTCCGATCCTCAGCTCTCACAGACACATGAGAGTAGTGattgggtgtgtctgtgtgtgtctgtgtgtgttccaggTACCAACCGTTTCTGTAATGACGTCCAGGACATGCTTGGTTTCTACCCGGGTTGTTTCTGGAGGGTCTgctgggtggccatctgccctTGCTTTCTGCTG ttcatcatcatcagtttcCTGGCCTTCCCTCCAGAGGTCAGGTTGTTCCACTACCACTACCCGCCATGGACCACTGTCCTGGGCTACTGCATCGGGGTGTCTTCGTTCATCTGTGTGCCTGCTTATATGGTCTACCACTTGCTCAATGCTAAGGGTACATTCAAACAG CGTCTGTTAAAGAGTATCACTCCTGAGCCCAGCAGTGACCAACACAGAGACTTCATTGTCACCAATGCAGTCTGA
- the slc6a4a gene encoding solute carrier family 6 member 4a isoform X2 codes for METKDMMKTSMLTMDKGENEGERDKGREEVGGEEEGTQQENGRLMLADGFAERGPKSLTSGSGQQVSNGFTTSTPQSPREGPGTAACAGGTASGPGGGTGSSVPLGGLRTLVVQQTSLDRPRETWSKKMDFLLSVIGYAVDLGNVWRFPYICYQNGGGAFLLPYLLMAVFGGVPLFYMELALGQFHRSGCISIWKHICPIFKGIGFAICIIALYIAFYYNTIMAWALYYLLSSFRPTLPWTTCSNSWNTANCNRYMSTDHNVSWSNSSTSPAEEFYIRQVLQVHLSPGLHQLGSVSWQLALCLLFIFTIVYFSIWKGVKTSGKVVWVTATFPYLVLLVLLIRGATLPGAWRGVVFYLKPDWKKLLSTTVWIDAAAQIFFSLGPGFGVLLAFASYNPFHNNCYKDALVTSSVNCLTSFLSGFVIFTVLGYMAEMRQQDVDAVAKDAGPSLLFIIYAEAIANMPAATFFSIIFFLMIIMLGLDSTFAGLEGVITAMLDEFPHILVKRREWFVFGLVCVCYLGALSTLTYGGAFVVKLFEEYATGPAVITVVLLEVIAVSWFYGTNRFCNDVQDMLGFYPGCFWRVCWVAICPCFLLFIIISFLAFPPEVRLFHYHYPPWTTVLGYCIGVSSFICVPAYMVYHLLNAKGTFKQRLLKSITPEPSSDQHRDFIVTNAV; via the exons ATGGAGACAAAAGATATGATGAAGACGAGCATGTTGACAATGGACAAAGGagagaatgagggagagagggacaaagggagagaggaggtggggggagaagaggaggggacGCAGCAGGAAAATGGTAGACTGATGCTGGCTGATGGTTTTGCAGAGAGAGGACCCAAGAGCCTGACCTCCGGCTCTGGACAGCAGGTGTCCAATGGCTTTACCACATCCACCCCTCAAAGCCCCAGGGAGGGACCAGGGACCGCGGCTTGCGCTGGAGGTACAGCCTCTGGGCCTGGAGGAGGCACCGGTTCGTCAGTGCCACTGGGAGGCCTCAGGACTCTGGTGGTCCAACAAACTAGCTTGGATAGGCCCAGAGAAACCTGGAGCAAGAAGATGGACTTCTTGCTCTCTGTGATCGGCTACGCTGTGGACCTGGGAAATGTCTGGCGCTTCCCTTACATCTGCTACCAaaatggaggag GGGCCTTTTTGCTGCCCTACCTGTTGATGGCAGTGTTTGGAGGTGTCCCTCTCTTCTACATGGAGCTGGCTCTCGGCCAGTTCCACCGCAGCGGCTGCATCTCCATTTGGAAACACATCTGCCCCATCTTCAAAG GCATCGGCTTTGCCATCTGCATCATAGCCCTCTACATCGCCTTCTACTACAATACCATCATGGCCTGGGCCTTGTACTACCTACTATCATCATTTCGGCCCACCCTGCCCTGGACCACCTGCAGCAACAGCTGGAACACCGCCAACTGTAACCGTTACATGTCCACCGACCACAATGTGTCGTGGTccaactcctccacctcccccgCCGAGGAGTTCTATAT TCGCCAGGTGTTGCAGGTCCACCTCTCCCCAGGTCTGCACCAGCTGGGCTCTGTCAGCTGGCAGCTGGCCCTCTGCCTGCTCTTCATCTTCACCATTGTCTACTTCAGCATCTGGAAAGGAGTCAAGACGTCTGGAAAG GTAGTTTGGGTGACTGCTACCTTTCCCTACCTGGTCCTCTTGGTGTTGCTCATCCGTGGGGCCACTCTGCCAGGGGCCTGGAGGGGTGTGGTCTTCTATCTCAAACCTGATTGGAAGAAGCTGCTTAGCACTACA GTGTGGATTGACGCAGCAGCTCAGATCTTCTTCTCACTGGGTCCGGGCTTCGGCGTGCTCCTTGCCTTTGCCAGCTACAACCCATTTCACAACAACTGCTACAa aGATGCTTTGGTCACCAGCTCTGTGAACTGTCTGACTAGCTTTCTGTCTGGCTTTGTCATCTTTACCGTGCTGGGCTACATGGCTGAGATGAGGCAGCAGGATGTGGATGCTGTGGCAAAGGATGCTG gTCCCAGTCTGCTGTTCATCATTTATGCAGAAGCCATAGCAAACATGCCTGCTGCTACTTTCTTTTCCATCATCTTCTTCCTCATGATCATTATGTTGGGTCTGGACAGCACG TTTGCAGGGTTGGAGGGGGTGATCACAGCTATGCTAGATGAGTTCCCTCATATCTTGGTTAAGAGACGAGAGTGGTTTGTCTTCGGCCTGGTGTGTGTCTGCTACCTCGGGGCTCTCTCCACACTCACATAT GGAGGAGCGTTTGTGGTGAAGCTGTTTGAGGAGTATGCAACAGGCCCTGCAGTCATCACTGTGGTCCTGCTTGAAGTCATCGCTGTTTCCTGGTTCTACG gTACCAACCGTTTCTGTAATGACGTCCAGGACATGCTTGGTTTCTACCCGGGTTGTTTCTGGAGGGTCTgctgggtggccatctgccctTGCTTTCTGCTG ttcatcatcatcagtttcCTGGCCTTCCCTCCAGAGGTCAGGTTGTTCCACTACCACTACCCGCCATGGACCACTGTCCTGGGCTACTGCATCGGGGTGTCTTCGTTCATCTGTGTGCCTGCTTATATGGTCTACCACTTGCTCAATGCTAAGGGTACATTCAAACAG CGTCTGTTAAAGAGTATCACTCCTGAGCCCAGCAGTGACCAACACAGAGACTTCATTGTCACCAATGCAGTCTGA
- the slc6a4a gene encoding solute carrier family 6 member 4a isoform X3, whose amino-acid sequence METKDMMKTSMLTMDKGENEGERDKGREEVGGEEEGTQQENGRLMLADGFAERGPKSLTSGSGQQVSNGFTTSTPQSPREGPGTAACAGGTASGPGGGTGSSVPLGGLRTLVVQQTSLDRPRETWSKKMDFLLSVIGYAVDLGNVWRFPYICYQNGGGAFLLPYLLMAVFGGVPLFYMELALGQFHRSGCISIWKHICPIFKGIGFAICIIALYIAFYYNTIMAWALYYLLSSFRPTLPWTTCSNSWNTANCNRYMSTDHNVSWSNSSTSPAEEFYIRQVLQVHLSPGLHQLGSVSWQLALCLLFIFTIVYFSIWKGVKTSGKVVWVTATFPYLVLLVLLIRGATLPGAWRGVVFYLKPDWKKLLSTTVWIDAAAQIFFSLGPGFGVLLAFASYNPFHNNCYKDALVTSSVNCLTSFLSGFVIFTVLGYMAEMRQQDVDAVAKDAGPSLLFIIYAEAIANMPAATFFSIIFFLMIIMLGLDSTFAGLEGVITAMLDEFPHILVKRREWFVFGLVCVCYLGALSTLTYGGAFVVKLFEEYATGPAVITVVLLEVIAVSWFYALTDT is encoded by the exons ATGGAGACAAAAGATATGATGAAGACGAGCATGTTGACAATGGACAAAGGagagaatgagggagagagggacaaagggagagaggaggtggggggagaagaggaggggacGCAGCAGGAAAATGGTAGACTGATGCTGGCTGATGGTTTTGCAGAGAGAGGACCCAAGAGCCTGACCTCCGGCTCTGGACAGCAGGTGTCCAATGGCTTTACCACATCCACCCCTCAAAGCCCCAGGGAGGGACCAGGGACCGCGGCTTGCGCTGGAGGTACAGCCTCTGGGCCTGGAGGAGGCACCGGTTCGTCAGTGCCACTGGGAGGCCTCAGGACTCTGGTGGTCCAACAAACTAGCTTGGATAGGCCCAGAGAAACCTGGAGCAAGAAGATGGACTTCTTGCTCTCTGTGATCGGCTACGCTGTGGACCTGGGAAATGTCTGGCGCTTCCCTTACATCTGCTACCAaaatggaggag GGGCCTTTTTGCTGCCCTACCTGTTGATGGCAGTGTTTGGAGGTGTCCCTCTCTTCTACATGGAGCTGGCTCTCGGCCAGTTCCACCGCAGCGGCTGCATCTCCATTTGGAAACACATCTGCCCCATCTTCAAAG GCATCGGCTTTGCCATCTGCATCATAGCCCTCTACATCGCCTTCTACTACAATACCATCATGGCCTGGGCCTTGTACTACCTACTATCATCATTTCGGCCCACCCTGCCCTGGACCACCTGCAGCAACAGCTGGAACACCGCCAACTGTAACCGTTACATGTCCACCGACCACAATGTGTCGTGGTccaactcctccacctcccccgCCGAGGAGTTCTATAT TCGCCAGGTGTTGCAGGTCCACCTCTCCCCAGGTCTGCACCAGCTGGGCTCTGTCAGCTGGCAGCTGGCCCTCTGCCTGCTCTTCATCTTCACCATTGTCTACTTCAGCATCTGGAAAGGAGTCAAGACGTCTGGAAAG GTAGTTTGGGTGACTGCTACCTTTCCCTACCTGGTCCTCTTGGTGTTGCTCATCCGTGGGGCCACTCTGCCAGGGGCCTGGAGGGGTGTGGTCTTCTATCTCAAACCTGATTGGAAGAAGCTGCTTAGCACTACA GTGTGGATTGACGCAGCAGCTCAGATCTTCTTCTCACTGGGTCCGGGCTTCGGCGTGCTCCTTGCCTTTGCCAGCTACAACCCATTTCACAACAACTGCTACAa aGATGCTTTGGTCACCAGCTCTGTGAACTGTCTGACTAGCTTTCTGTCTGGCTTTGTCATCTTTACCGTGCTGGGCTACATGGCTGAGATGAGGCAGCAGGATGTGGATGCTGTGGCAAAGGATGCTG gTCCCAGTCTGCTGTTCATCATTTATGCAGAAGCCATAGCAAACATGCCTGCTGCTACTTTCTTTTCCATCATCTTCTTCCTCATGATCATTATGTTGGGTCTGGACAGCACG TTTGCAGGGTTGGAGGGGGTGATCACAGCTATGCTAGATGAGTTCCCTCATATCTTGGTTAAGAGACGAGAGTGGTTTGTCTTCGGCCTGGTGTGTGTCTGCTACCTCGGGGCTCTCTCCACACTCACATAT GGAGGAGCGTTTGTGGTGAAGCTGTTTGAGGAGTATGCAACAGGCCCTGCAGTCATCACTGTGGTCCTGCTTGAAGTCATCGCTGTTTCCTGGTTCTACG CTCTCACAGACACATGA